The Dokdonia sp. 4H-3-7-5 genomic interval AAGGGTGTGAAAGAAGAAATAAACTCTATGCCTGGATATTACAGGTATAGCTTAGAGCTCATAGCCAAAGAGGTAAAAGAGTTGTGGTCAATGGGATTAAAATCTGTTTTGCTTTTTGTAAAAGTGCCAGATAACCTTAAAGACAACTCTGGAACAGAGGCTCTTAATAGTGACGGACTTATGCAGCGTGCAATTAGGACGGTTAAGGATGCATGTCCAGAAATGGTTGTGATGACAGATGTGGCATTAGATCCGTATTCTTCTTTTGGCCACGATGGAATTGTAGGTAACGGAGAGATTGTAAATGACGATACAGCCGCTGTTCTTGCCGAAATGGGACTGAGCCACGCTCGCGCTGGTGCAGATATTCTTGCACCAAGTGATATGATGGACGGTCGTATTTTTGAAATGCGTAGCCTTCTTGAAGACGAAGGTTTTTATAACACTGGCATTATGAGCTATAGCGCAAAGTATGCGAGCTCTTTTTATGGCCCTTTCCGCGATGCACTAGATAGTGCTCCTGTAGACCTTAAGGATGTACCAAAGGACAAGAAAACATATCAGATGGATTTTGCAAATCGTGATGAGGCGATTAAAGAAACACTCATGGACATAGAGGAAGGAGCAGATATCGTGATGGTAAAACCAGGACTATGTTACCTAGATATTGTGCGTGACCTACGAGAAGCAGTAAATGTACCTATTGCTGTATATCAAGTGAGTGGCGAGTATGCAATGCTTAAAGCCGCTGCGGAAAAAGGATGGCTAGATCACGATAGCGTGATGATGGAGCAAGTAATTGCCATTAAACGTGCTGGAGCAACCATGATGGCGAGTTACTTTGCAAAGGATGTCGTGAAGTTGATTAGTTAATTGACACAACTAGACGCAATTATATGAACTACCATCTCGCTCAAGTAAATGTTGCCCGAATGAAAGGGGTCTCTATAAATGATCCCGAGATGAAGGACTTTAGAGATCATACAAATGAGGTAAACGCGCTTGCAGAACAATCTAAAGGTTTTGTGTGGCGGGATGTTTTTGATGAGAACGCAGATCCTAAACCTAATGCGCTAGCAGATGAGCAGGTACTTATAAATTTCTCTGTGTGGGAGGATGTACAGTCGCTTAGAGCATATACCTATACGACGTTCCACACGGCTATTATGAAACGGCAGAGGGAATGGTTTAAAAAGTATGGTGAAGCACATTATGCCTTATGGTGGATAAAAGCCGGAACCACTCCCACAGAAAAAGAGGCGATTGAAAGACTTGCTTATCTCCAAAAAAATGGTGCTAGTCAACAAGCATTTACTTTTAAGGAAGTCTTTGAAAAGCCTGAGTAAAGTTTCCGCTTTCGCGAAAAAATGAGTTTCTAGAAAGAAAAACGCGCTTCAATATGTGCTCGTGCTTCTCTTAAATCTGTGTAGAGTGCATCTGCTTTTTGTAGTCTTTTATGTTGTGCGGTGTCATGTTGTACTATTAAACACTGCAATCCTGCGTCTTTTGCAGAAGTCATACCGCTGTGTGTATCTTCTATAGCGATACAATTTTCTGGCTGGAGACCTAGATCACCAAGTGCTTTGAGGTAAGATTCTGGATTAGGTTTTGTATCCTTTACATCTGAGGAAGTCACTGTAATCTCAAAAAAGTGTGCGAGATCTT includes:
- the hemB gene encoding porphobilinogen synthase — encoded protein: MLRRNRRLRTSEAIRSIVRETYITPNDFIVPLFVVEGKGVKEEINSMPGYYRYSLELIAKEVKELWSMGLKSVLLFVKVPDNLKDNSGTEALNSDGLMQRAIRTVKDACPEMVVMTDVALDPYSSFGHDGIVGNGEIVNDDTAAVLAEMGLSHARAGADILAPSDMMDGRIFEMRSLLEDEGFYNTGIMSYSAKYASSFYGPFRDALDSAPVDLKDVPKDKKTYQMDFANRDEAIKETLMDIEEGADIVMVKPGLCYLDIVRDLREAVNVPIAVYQVSGEYAMLKAAAEKGWLDHDSVMMEQVIAIKRAGATMMASYFAKDVVKLIS
- a CDS encoding DUF3291 domain-containing protein, translated to MNYHLAQVNVARMKGVSINDPEMKDFRDHTNEVNALAEQSKGFVWRDVFDENADPKPNALADEQVLINFSVWEDVQSLRAYTYTTFHTAIMKRQREWFKKYGEAHYALWWIKAGTTPTEKEAIERLAYLQKNGASQQAFTFKEVFEKPE